From one Henningerozyma blattae CBS 6284 chromosome 1, complete genome genomic stretch:
- the GIR2 gene encoding Gir2p (similar to Saccharomyces cerevisiae GIR2 (YDR152W); ancestral locus Anc_8.334) — MNYEEEQVQELEVLQSIYPDEFTILNETYPNIHFQIDIKLELDTEIELKKEHIISVDIQLPETYPDVAPILSLDPQEISLKEEESDSESEDEDEVEFDEHGNIVISKVQDFGSKIHFKDHVNELLVTIEEQIETDMLIGMQMCFALISTIKENCEQWFQDELKTLEKAWERETEKREQEEQAKFNGTKVTKESYLEWRAAFRNELKIDERDNIRRLKAHNDKLTGKQMFEQGVAGTIEDELEINNNDELSESMEKIQL; from the coding sequence atgaattatgaagaagaacaagTTCAAGAACTGGAAGTTTTACAATCTATTTATCCTGAtgaatttacaattttaaatgaaacatACCCAAATATCCATTTccaaattgatattaaattagaattagatactgaaattgaattgaaaaaagaacaTATAATTTCCGTTGATATTCAATTACCAGAGACATACCCTGATGTTGCAccaattttatcattagaCCCACAagaaatatctttaaaagaagaagaatctGATTCTGAAtctgaagatgaagatgaagttGAGTTTGATGAACATGGTAATATAGTAATTAGCAAAGTTCAAGATTTTGGTTCCAAGATTCACTTTAAAGATCATGTTAACGAACTTCTTGTTACTATTGAGGAACAAATAGAAACTGATATGCTAATTGGGATGCAAATGTGTTTTGCATTAATATCTACAATAAAAGAGAATTGTGAACAATGGTTCCAAGATGAATTGAAGACATTAGAAAAAGCTTGGGAAAGAGAAACCGAAAAACGTGAACAAGAAGAACAAGCAAAATTTAATGGTACAAAAGTTACTAAAGAATCATATTTAGAATGGAGAGCTGCATTTAGAAATGAActtaaaattgatgaaagAGATAACATTAGAAGATTAAAAGCTCATAATGATAAACTTACAGGTAAACAAATGTTTGAACAAGGTGTTGCTGGTACAAtagaagatgaattagaGATCAATAATAACGATGAATTATCTGAATCTATGgaaaaaatacaattatGA